The nucleotide window GGACGGAGAGGTCGGCCCCGTGCTCGGCCAGCCGGTCGGAGAGGTCCGTGTACAGCTCCGGCAACACGTCGTACAACGGCCCCTCCAGGTACCACCGGACGTTGCGCGCCTCGTCGCCGGGCGTCGGCCGTCGCTCGCGCACCTGACGGGTCGACCAGAGGCTCTCGACGACTGCCTCCACGTCCGCCCAGACGGCCGCCTCCTCCTCGTCCGTCAGCCGGCGCTCGTCCAACTCTCGGACCGCGTCCGCGACCCGACGGAGCTTCGCTTTCACAGTCTTGCGGCGGGCCTCGGTCGGGTGAGCCGTGAACGTCGGCTCGACGGACACGTCCGCAAGCGCCTGCCGCGCTACCTCCGGGTCGGCGTCCGCGAGCGCGGCCGCGGCCGCGTCGACGCCGTCGGGCAGCTCCTCCGCCGCCCGTCCGGCCCGCACCGTCCGGACCCGCTGGCGTTCCTCGGCGAGGTTGACCAACTCGAAGTAGCTCCCGAACGTCCGGGCGACCGTCCGGGCCGTCTCCGGATCCAGCCCGGAGAGTCGTTCGCGCAGCGGATCACGGCTGTCGAGCTCCCCACGACGGTAGTCGATCGCGTCCGTCCGCAGTCCCTCGACCGTCTCGAACGCCTCCCGCGAAGCCTGCCGCTCTACCACGTCGCCCAGCAGCGCCGCGAGCTCCCGTACGTCGTCTCTGATCGACCGATCACTGTGTGACACCTGTTGACACCTGTGAAGTAACGTTCGGGGCATTCCACTCAAAAGGCTTCCTCTGAGGCGAGAATTTGCCGTCCCGTCTGGCGGTCAGAACGCACCCAGGCTGGACTGGAGCTGTCGGTCGTCCGTCTCCGACCGGAGCTCGTAGCCGACGAGATCCCGGAGGTCGACGGCGTACGCCGTCCCGCTGCGGTCCAACACGGCCACGCGGCCACGGGCACCCCGGACGGTGCCGCTGGCGAGCGTCTCCGCCACCGGGCGCTCGTCCAACGACAGCCCGTAGTCGAAGGTGAACGTCTCTCGCGGGTCGAACTCCGACAGCAGTTCCGTCCAGGCCGTCTCGTCGACGGCACGGCCGAGCCCGTCGACCTTCGTCGACACCCGGACGCGGTCGGACATCGTCTCCGCGACCCCGGCTTCGATCTCGCGGGCGATCCGGCCGTTCTCGACCGTCCGGAGGTGAGCGGCCCTGACGGCACCCTGTTCGCGCAGCCGGGTCTCCAGCCGTTCGCGCCGGGTGACCCCGACTTTGAACGCCGCCGGCGGGAACGCCGCGAGGTAGATCGCGTGGTCGTCGTAACAGTCCATCTCGTCTTTGAGACACGTTCCGGTGCAGCGAGCACACACCCACGTCGACGTGTGGTGGTCGCAGTGTGGCGCCGCCGGAGCGTCACACGACCGGT belongs to Halobaculum sp. MBLA0143 and includes:
- a CDS encoding DUF2797 domain-containing protein, translated to MQVVGYATPETGLYVARERDGERQVTFEPLEPGRELSWSLGERHCAGVVTDGGHRSCDAPAAPHCDHHTSTWVCARCTGTCLKDEMDCYDDHAIYLAAFPPAAFKVGVTRRERLETRLREQGAVRAAHLRTVENGRIAREIEAGVAETMSDRVRVSTKVDGLGRAVDETAWTELLSEFDPRETFTFDYGLSLDERPVAETLASGTVRGARGRVAVLDRSGTAYAVDLRDLVGYELRSETDDRQLQSSLGAF